A single genomic interval of Pontibacter deserti harbors:
- a CDS encoding T9SS type A sorting domain-containing protein, with product MTIFYNGNPAVFTLTRNRLWLLLLINLLLVQGVLAQSGAHMIPISLEERLQGAEMVVEGEVIAKQSFWDQEHKNIYTSNIIKVYKVFKGTLQEKQIEVITEGGTVGLDKHVYSVALTLSEGQQGMFFLKRQNLLARTPGKTRLSTRAYASEQGFIKYDTRTLSAKSVFDSYTSIQQVYSGIKKRTGANYKTISANQKLQATSQKQMQQSALAPVVTSFSPKVASGGTETILTINGTGFGSVRGKGNVSFKNADDGGRTFTEAPEDAYLSWTNTQIRMYVPSTGSDDGTAGTGEIRITANDGTTATTVDKITIPFTYTNLYEDSLSYQPALIDVDDDGGYTIHFAPSMQSRLEAQEGFIRAMNSWICTTNVNWKIGAPTTKEESEGDDEVIIMFAPESEVGKNVLARTLSRYRGCQVTATKEINWWLSEFDMEINSNITWQYGPGPPGTGQFDFETVMLHELGHAHQLGHVILPNEAVMHYALEYKRDFRDLSEADITGGRTVIAESNQQDVASVCRQPLMEPKLDGECNLAPEIATLQAAYNSNGDVEVTWETDSEANISRYIVERSQDGNEFEEVGTVDAAADNRFVDEDPLPRTSYYRLRVIYNDGNFKYTFKVRVTDPKLLNIFEVYPNPVGADEKFTISFLVNRNTPVELFLYDMTGKVVRSFTVVFTDANLPLEFDMTGIAPGAYVLKWSSQRVNGNMKIVKL from the coding sequence ATGACAATTTTCTACAACGGAAATCCAGCCGTTTTTACCCTTACCCGCAACAGGTTATGGCTGCTGTTGCTCATAAATCTGCTCTTGGTGCAGGGTGTGTTAGCTCAGTCCGGAGCGCATATGATTCCGATTTCTTTAGAGGAGCGCCTGCAGGGTGCAGAAATGGTAGTAGAAGGTGAAGTGATAGCAAAACAGTCTTTCTGGGATCAGGAGCATAAAAATATTTATACTTCCAACATCATTAAAGTATACAAGGTGTTTAAAGGCACTTTGCAGGAAAAACAAATAGAGGTTATAACCGAAGGCGGTACAGTCGGGCTTGATAAACATGTATATTCTGTGGCACTTACTCTAAGCGAAGGGCAGCAGGGAATGTTCTTTCTGAAGCGACAGAATTTATTAGCCCGTACACCAGGCAAAACCCGTCTCAGCACACGTGCTTATGCCAGCGAACAGGGTTTTATTAAATATGATACCCGAACGCTTAGTGCCAAGAGCGTTTTTGATAGCTATACTTCTATTCAGCAGGTTTACAGTGGTATCAAAAAAAGAACCGGTGCCAATTATAAAACGATAAGTGCTAACCAGAAACTGCAGGCTACCTCGCAGAAGCAAATGCAGCAAAGCGCACTGGCGCCTGTAGTAACATCATTCTCTCCGAAAGTGGCCAGTGGTGGTACCGAGACTATACTTACTATCAATGGCACGGGCTTCGGAAGTGTGCGAGGCAAAGGAAATGTATCTTTTAAGAACGCTGACGATGGCGGACGTACCTTTACCGAAGCACCTGAAGATGCCTATCTCTCCTGGACCAATACCCAGATCAGAATGTATGTGCCCTCTACAGGCTCGGATGATGGAACAGCCGGAACAGGCGAGATACGGATAACAGCCAATGATGGCACCACCGCTACCACCGTTGATAAAATAACAATTCCTTTTACCTATACGAACCTTTACGAAGACTCCCTGTCTTACCAGCCTGCTCTTATAGATGTTGATGATGATGGTGGTTATACGATACATTTTGCACCAAGCATGCAAAGCCGCCTTGAAGCACAGGAAGGTTTTATAAGAGCCATGAACAGTTGGATTTGTACTACAAATGTGAACTGGAAAATAGGTGCACCAACTACCAAAGAAGAAAGCGAAGGCGACGATGAGGTGATCATTATGTTTGCACCTGAATCGGAAGTTGGTAAAAACGTGCTGGCACGCACACTTAGCCGCTACCGAGGCTGCCAGGTTACAGCTACTAAAGAGATAAACTGGTGGCTATCAGAGTTCGACATGGAAATTAACAGCAACATTACCTGGCAATATGGTCCGGGGCCTCCGGGTACAGGTCAGTTCGACTTTGAAACAGTAATGCTACACGAGTTAGGCCACGCACACCAGTTAGGCCACGTAATTTTGCCTAATGAAGCTGTGATGCACTATGCTCTGGAGTATAAAAGAGATTTCAGGGACCTGAGCGAGGCCGATATTACAGGTGGCAGAACCGTGATAGCAGAAAGCAACCAGCAAGATGTAGCAAGCGTTTGCCGACAGCCGCTTATGGAACCAAAGCTGGACGGAGAGTGTAACCTGGCACCAGAAATTGCTACCCTGCAGGCAGCCTATAACTCAAATGGTGATGTAGAAGTAACCTGGGAAACTGACTCAGAGGCGAATATAAGCCGTTATATAGTTGAGCGTAGCCAGGATGGTAATGAGTTTGAAGAAGTAGGCACCGTAGATGCCGCAGCGGACAACAGGTTCGTAGACGAAGACCCGCTGCCTCGTACCAGCTATTACCGGTTGCGCGTCATTTATAACGACGGAAACTTTAAGTATACTTTCAAAGTCAGGGTTACTGATCCTAAGCTACTGAACATATTCGAGGTATATCCAAACCCGGTTGGTGCTGATGAGAAATTTACCATCTCGTTCCTGGTGAACAGGAATACACCTGTGGAACTGTTCCTGTACGATATGACAGGTAAAGTAGTACGGAGTTTTACAGTTGTATTTACGGATGCTAATTTGCCGTTAGAGTTTGACATGACCGGAATTGCACCGGGTGCTTATGTGTTAAAATGGAGCTCGCAAAGAGTTAACGGTAACATGAAGATCGTGAAGCTGTAA
- a CDS encoding deoxyguanosinetriphosphate triphosphohydrolase, with amino-acid sequence MIPSTTWGKLISKKRFESTDKKYTSDESVRGEFQRDYDRIVFSSAFRRLQNKTQVMPMPESDFVHTRLTHSLEASVVGRTLGRIVGKSILERNPQLTEEKYIQEADFGDIVAAACLAHDIGNPPFGHSGEDAISSYFESEAAQPFMQNLTEAQRKDLLNFEGNAAGFRVLTYTYSAHCNLSGGLSLTYTTLATFTKYPKESLPVIAKTKNTSEKKYGFFQTEKSWFNTIAQELGLLRKGDGDTVFYHRHPLAFLVEAADDICYRVIDFEDGLKLGLVTKEQGIALLKQILNDDPNRVSSIKFYDWREEIGYLRARIIGKLIEECAAVFLEHEQEILAGAFDTPLINLLHCKSVLDEIKMLSIEKIYRNKPVLEIEAAGFEVLSGLLDACMKAVFLPESKRHRKLADLIPAHYINLPEHVSDYERIIHITDFVTSLTDQAAINLYRKIKGIELPRMY; translated from the coding sequence ATGATACCTTCTACCACCTGGGGCAAACTGATTTCTAAAAAACGCTTCGAGAGTACCGATAAGAAGTATACTTCGGACGAATCTGTAAGGGGCGAGTTTCAGCGCGATTACGATCGTATAGTTTTCTCTTCAGCGTTCAGGAGGTTACAGAACAAAACACAGGTAATGCCTATGCCCGAGAGCGATTTTGTGCATACCCGCTTGACGCATAGTTTAGAAGCATCGGTAGTAGGCCGTACACTGGGCCGTATAGTTGGTAAAAGTATACTGGAACGCAACCCGCAGCTAACCGAAGAAAAATACATACAGGAAGCTGATTTTGGGGACATAGTTGCTGCTGCCTGCCTGGCTCACGATATTGGTAACCCTCCTTTCGGGCACTCCGGCGAAGATGCCATTTCTTCATACTTTGAGAGTGAAGCGGCACAGCCATTTATGCAGAACCTGACTGAAGCCCAACGCAAAGACCTGCTAAACTTTGAAGGTAATGCTGCTGGCTTCAGGGTGCTTACTTATACTTATTCTGCGCACTGTAACCTGTCTGGCGGCCTAAGCTTAACTTATACTACGCTGGCTACTTTCACGAAATACCCAAAGGAGTCGTTGCCGGTTATAGCAAAAACTAAAAATACCAGCGAGAAAAAGTATGGCTTCTTTCAGACTGAGAAGTCATGGTTTAACACTATTGCACAAGAGCTTGGATTGCTACGCAAAGGTGATGGCGACACTGTTTTTTATCATCGTCACCCTCTGGCCTTTTTAGTTGAAGCCGCTGATGATATCTGTTATAGAGTGATTGATTTTGAGGATGGTCTGAAACTGGGACTTGTAACAAAAGAGCAAGGCATAGCATTGCTTAAGCAAATCCTGAACGATGATCCGAACCGGGTATCAAGTATAAAATTCTACGACTGGCGTGAAGAGATCGGTTACCTGCGTGCCCGTATCATAGGTAAACTGATAGAGGAATGTGCTGCGGTATTCCTGGAACATGAACAGGAAATATTAGCCGGCGCCTTCGATACGCCACTTATCAACCTGCTCCACTGCAAATCTGTGCTGGACGAGATCAAGATGCTTTCTATTGAGAAGATCTACCGTAACAAACCCGTATTAGAAATAGAAGCAGCAGGTTTTGAAGTACTGAGCGGTTTACTGGATGCCTGCATGAAAGCAGTATTTCTGCCAGAGTCGAAGCGCCACCGTAAATTAGCTGACCTCATTCCTGCACACTATATTAACCTGCCCGAACATGTCTCAGATTACGAGCGCATCATCCACATCACCGACTTTGTTACCAGCCTAACCGACCAGGCTGCCATAAACCTATACCGTAAAATTAAAGGAATAGAGCTGCCGAGAATGTATTAG